Proteins co-encoded in one Medicago truncatula cultivar Jemalong A17 chromosome 8, MtrunA17r5.0-ANR, whole genome shotgun sequence genomic window:
- the LOC11430425 gene encoding probable ATP-dependent DNA helicase CHR23 isoform X1, which produces MCFGLHRRSRPAAFKFFTGTKLCWLFTTAGHSSSEIRKSVQNAPSVCQFDAGRSPTSLNNLVIQLRKVCNHPDLLESVFDGSYFYPPVNEIIGKCGKFQLVDRLLERLFARNHKVCFRVLCLCLSASFLWPSCYSSAPAFANLNYPPVILCLIWV; this is translated from the exons ATGTGTTTTGGATTACACAGGAGAAGTAGACCAGCTGCTTTCAAGTTTTTCACAG GCACAAAACTATGTTGGCTTTTTACAACAGCAGGCCACTCCTCATCGGAAATCAGAAAGAGCGTACAAAATGCACCTTCTGTGTGCCAATTTGATGCAGGACGTTCTCCAACGAGTCTTAATAATTTGGTAATTCAGCTTAGGAAAGTTTGTAACCATCCTGACCTCTTAGAATCAGTCTTTGATGGTTCAT ATTTTTATCCTCCTGTGAATGAGATAATTGGAAAATGTGGAAAATTTCAATTGGTCGACCGATTGCTGGAGCGGCTATTTGCACGGAATCACAAGGTATGCTTTAGAGTTCTGTGCTTGTGCCTTTCTGCTTCCTTTTTGTGGCCAAGCTGCTACTCATCTGCACCTGCCTTTGCTAATTtaaattatccaccagtgatcctttgcctgatttgggtgtag
- the LOC11430425 gene encoding probable helicase CHR10 isoform X2, with amino-acid sequence MCFGLHRRSRPAAFKFFTAGHSSSEIRKSVQNAPSVCQFDAGRSPTSLNNLVIQLRKVCNHPDLLESVFDGSYFYPPVNEIIGKCGKFQLVDRLLERLFARNHKVCFRVLCLCLSASFLWPSCYSSAPAFANLNYPPVILCLIWV; translated from the exons ATGTGTTTTGGATTACACAGGAGAAGTAGACCAGCTGCTTTCAAGTTTTTCACAG CAGGCCACTCCTCATCGGAAATCAGAAAGAGCGTACAAAATGCACCTTCTGTGTGCCAATTTGATGCAGGACGTTCTCCAACGAGTCTTAATAATTTGGTAATTCAGCTTAGGAAAGTTTGTAACCATCCTGACCTCTTAGAATCAGTCTTTGATGGTTCAT ATTTTTATCCTCCTGTGAATGAGATAATTGGAAAATGTGGAAAATTTCAATTGGTCGACCGATTGCTGGAGCGGCTATTTGCACGGAATCACAAGGTATGCTTTAGAGTTCTGTGCTTGTGCCTTTCTGCTTCCTTTTTGTGGCCAAGCTGCTACTCATCTGCACCTGCCTTTGCTAATTtaaattatccaccagtgatcctttgcctgatttgggtgtag